The genomic window GATAGATGTCCCAAATCGATGAGTATGAGAGCGCAGGAGAAGCGTCGGAGCGGATTTTCCGCGCTGGGGAAAATTCGCGTGTTTTGCCCCCCGTCTCCCGAAGCGTCCCTTCTTCGAACATCGTCACGACTTCTTCATTTCCTTGTCGAACGCCACCGTCGACGGCGCAAAGTTCATGCCCCGGACGAACGCGAGCGATTCCTGGGCGCCGTATTCGCGCTCCATGCCGTTGTCCTCCCACTCGACCGAGAGGGGACCCTTATAGCCGATCGAGTTGAGTTCGCGGATGATCTCCTCGAACTCGACGTCGCCGTGGCCCAGCGAGCGGAAGTTCCAGCCCCGCCGCAGGTCGCCGAAGGGGAGGTGCGAGCCGAGAATACCGGCCTTGCCGTCCAGGGTGATGGAGGCGTCCTTCATGTGGACGTGGTAGATCCAGTCGGGGAACTCGCGGATGAAGAGGTGCGGCTGCAACCCCTGCCAGAGAAGGTGGCTGGGGTCGAAGTTGAAGCCCAGGGCGGGACGGCGGGCGAACTTGGCCAGCAGGCGCTCGGCGGTATAAAGGTCGAAGGCTATCTCGGTGGGATGGACTTCCAGCCCGAACTTGACGCCGCAGGTGTCGAACTCGTCCAGGATGGCCGTCCACAGCTCGCGGATCTTGTCGAAGCCGGCCTCGATCATCTCATCGGAGGCGGGCGGGAAGGAGTACCAGGCTTTCCAGATGGGCGAGCCCATGAAACCAGTGACGACGCCGCAGCCCATGGCCCGGGCCGCCCGGGCGGTGGCCTTCATCTCCTCGATGGCCCAGGCCCGCAAGGCTTCGGCCTTGCCCTTAACTTCAGCCGGGGCGAAGCCGTCCAGCCGCTCGTCGTGCAAGTCGCCGACACATTGGCCGGCCAGGTGGGCGCCGAAGGCCCAGCAGCCCAGGCCATACTTGGCCAGCACGGCTTTCTTATCTGCGACATAGGCCGGATCCGAGGCGGCCCGCCGGACGTCCATGTGGTCGCCCCAACAGGCGATCTCAAGTCCGTCATAGCCCCACGCGGAGGCCTTCTGGCAGAGGGTTTCGAAAGGAAGGTCGGCCCATTGGCCGGTGAAGAGCGTCACGGGTCTTGTCATTGGGACTCTCCGTTGCCTGGCTCGTTTCGGCTCGAAGCCTTTAAGGAAAAGAAAGGATCGAAATATATCGAGGACCACAGCGGGAGTCAAGCGTGCCGCCGCCTTCGCCAAGCCGATTGACGCGCGAAAATCCCTATGGTAAGAGGGAATCAACTTGAGCGAGACAGAGAGAGAGTCCGGCGGCCGAGCGGATAAGCGAGACTTGGTCCTGGTCCATTCTTTTTACGCTAACAGCATTCTGTTGCGAGGCCTGGGCGAGTTCCTGTCCGACGAATTCAAGGTCTATTTCGTGGACCTGCCCGGCTTCGCGGCCCATGAGCCGCCTCTGGCCGAGGTCAGCCTGGATGGCTTCGCCCGCCATGTCGAAGAACGCATCCGCGGGCTGGCGCTCCACGACTTCCTCATCGGCGGTATCTCCTTCGGCTTCACGGTCGTCTGCCGCATGTCCCTGCCGCCGGGATGCCGGGGCGTTCTGGCCATCTTCCCTTTCCTGGGCTCGCAATCCCTGGCCATGCGCCGCCGGAAAAAGCTGTTCTACCAGGCCGTCGTGAATCTATTGGGGGCCTCCGGGATCGGCGGCGCGATCTGGCGCAGCCGGCTGGTGGAGCGGTTTGCTTTCTGGTGGAGCTCCTACCCGCCCGAACGGGTCCGGCTCATCCTGGATCACATGGATGG from Candidatus Aminicenantes bacterium includes these protein-coding regions:
- a CDS encoding sugar phosphate isomerase/epimerase, which codes for MTRPVTLFTGQWADLPFETLCQKASAWGYDGLEIACWGDHMDVRRAASDPAYVADKKAVLAKYGLGCWAFGAHLAGQCVGDLHDERLDGFAPAEVKGKAEALRAWAIEEMKATARAARAMGCGVVTGFMGSPIWKAWYSFPPASDEMIEAGFDKIRELWTAILDEFDTCGVKFGLEVHPTEIAFDLYTAERLLAKFARRPALGFNFDPSHLLWQGLQPHLFIREFPDWIYHVHMKDASITLDGKAGILGSHLPFGDLRRGWNFRSLGHGDVEFEEIIRELNSIGYKGPLSVEWEDNGMEREYGAQESLAFVRGMNFAPSTVAFDKEMKKS
- a CDS encoding alpha/beta hydrolase — encoded protein: MSETERESGGRADKRDLVLVHSFYANSILLRGLGEFLSDEFKVYFVDLPGFAAHEPPLAEVSLDGFARHVEERIRGLALHDFLIGGISFGFTVVCRMSLPPGCRGVLAIFPFLGSQSLAMRRRKKLFYQAVVNLLGASGIGGAIWRSRLVERFAFWWSSYPPERVRLILDHMDGRTFFATARLILNRTDGAEFHDRPHILILNPADATVRSDYCRREFEERVDDLCVVDTDLDHYPVEPTADYFRS